A segment of the Parasphingopyxis algicola genome:
CGGCGCGGGCCGGGGGAAGCCGGTCGGCCAGCTATGCGACCGTCCGCAATGCGCTCGAACAGGCGCAGCGCTATGCACACAACCCGGCCGGTTACGGCGATCGCACCAGCGACGCGCTACTCAATAGCGTCGATGCGGCGGCGCTGGTTCCCGTCGTCCAGGGCCGGGTGCCGCTGATCGTGCATGCCGAGCAGGCGCGCGATATCCTGAACGTCATCGCGCTGCGCGAGGACTATCCGCGGCTCGATTTGATCCTCGTCGGCGCCAGCGAGGGATGGACGGTTGCGGATCAGATTGCCGCAGCCGGCGTGCCGGTTATCGCTTCCGCGCTCAACGATCTGCCGGCCGAATTCGAGCAGCTGGCGGCGACCCAATCCAATATCGGCCGTATGCGCAACGCCGGCGTCCAGGTCGCCATCGGCATGATCGATGATCGGGATGCGCACCAAATCCGCTATTCGACGCAATATGCCGGCAATCTGGTCGCGCTCAATCGAGTGCCCGGAGCAACCGGGCTGAGCTGGGGCGAAGCCTTTGCGGCGATCAGCTCGCTGCCGGCGGAGATCATGGGCCTGGGCGGCGAGATCGGGTCTCTGCGCCCGGGGCGCCGCGCCGATGTGGTGATCTGGGATGGCGATCCGCTGGAGCTCAGTTCGAACGTCGATGTCATGCTGATCGACGGCGTCCAGCAACCACTGACTTCGCGCCAGACCAGATTGCGGGACCGGTATCTGTCGATCGACGAACAGCAGCTGCCCCAGGCTTACGAGTGGTAACGCAAAGATGAGTGCGCTGACCCAGCTGATCGTCGCCACGGCCTGCTTTGTCGGTTTTCATTTCCTGTTGTCGCACCCGCTGCGGGCGCCGTTGGTCAAGCGCCTCGGCGAGACCGCCTTTCTGGGATTCTACTCGCTGATCGCTGCCGGTGGCTTAGGCTGGATGATCTGGGCCGCGCGGTCGATGCCGTCGCTGCGGCCCTACTGGGTCGCTCCGCCCTGGTTCTTCGATTGGGGCGCTCCGATCCTGATGCTCGTCTCGATGATCCTGCTCGCCGGATCCTTTCTCGGCAACCCGGCCTTTCCCGATCCCGCGGCCAAGTCCCGGCCGATCCGGCCCGTGACCGGTGTTTTTGCGATTACGCGCCATCCGATGAATTGGGCTTTCATGGTGTGGGCGGTGACTCACATTGCACTGAGCGGCGGTCCGGCAAACCTCATCATCGCCTCGGGTATCCTGGTCCTCACTTTTTTCGGTTCGATCGGACAGGACAGGAAGAAGGAAGGCCTGATGGGCGACGCGTGGCGCGGTTGGGAGGCACGAACCTCGTTCATTCCGTTCGGCGCCATCGTCGACGGCCGGATACCGCTCCGCGCCGCCTGGCCCGGCGTCGTGCCGCTCGTCTTCGGCCTGCTGTTGTGGTTCGGCGCCAGCTGGCTGCAT
Coding sequences within it:
- a CDS encoding NnrU family protein; this encodes MSALTQLIVATACFVGFHFLLSHPLRAPLVKRLGETAFLGFYSLIAAGGLGWMIWAARSMPSLRPYWVAPPWFFDWGAPILMLVSMILLAGSFLGNPAFPDPAAKSRPIRPVTGVFAITRHPMNWAFMVWAVTHIALSGGPANLIIASGILVLTFFGSIGQDRKKEGLMGDAWRGWEARTSFIPFGAIVDGRIPLRAAWPGVVPLVFGLLLWFGASWLHAMPVGPVAWLG
- a CDS encoding amidohydrolase family protein, with protein sequence MKAILALFAAVALAAPAMSQTLAITGGTVVVGDGSDPVPNGTVVVRNGRVVGAGAGIPVPADAQIVDATGQWVTPGIVGGFTRLGLVEVGAVAETNDIAAAESVFSAGLDVAPAVNPLSAAIATNRTGGVTRAVVAPGTSNAIFGGQGAIIDLGADMNAVMRPRAFQFVELGERGAARAGGSRSASYATVRNALEQAQRYAHNPAGYGDRTSDALLNSVDAAALVPVVQGRVPLIVHAEQARDILNVIALREDYPRLDLILVGASEGWTVADQIAAAGVPVIASALNDLPAEFEQLAATQSNIGRMRNAGVQVAIGMIDDRDAHQIRYSTQYAGNLVALNRVPGATGLSWGEAFAAISSLPAEIMGLGGEIGSLRPGRRADVVIWDGDPLELSSNVDVMLIDGVQQPLTSRQTRLRDRYLSIDEQQLPQAYEW